In the Chiloscyllium plagiosum isolate BGI_BamShark_2017 chromosome 15, ASM401019v2, whole genome shotgun sequence genome, one interval contains:
- the LOC122557457 gene encoding heat shock transcription factor, Y-linked-like → MSALQKTIKVEKDSDTEGDLNSSSGDAVCSDQKQISHSSDKTHEVLSAGSGCDQTASGDSELRTILEENALQALTEESVLKRPRLVYYEEVGDTDLMSLTFPKKLWKIVESDQFASIRWDEGGNCVVIDEESFKKEVLERRGPSRIFETDCMKSFIRQLNLYGFSKIRQDFQRSASLSEFIAEEKGAVSMTKFQFYHNLNFRRDYPHLLPRMKRRVGIKSAIPNLNCTEGDSNSDFPVSGGTPGGPRQLIQTLAVQQNNLVSPTRENEQKFAFENNLSNQRVTNTGNTNGPSNPAPPALAVRPADHIATEQSTKVNQMTQFHPSQHGGLIRAGNHAVETSSTTSATSVYHLMPPMAAGFGPMMGMPGFQGMYPDLAAAAAQAHLASLLPFCNPWFSMPMMAAASAISMSSGSSVHHHRPPPHHHHCPNCNCQGGSGSSTRSGPRNSDYMTGPHR, encoded by the exons ATGTCTGCACTCCAGAAAACCATCAAAGTGGAAAAGGACAGCGACACTGAAGGTGACTTAAATTCTTCATCGGGGGACGCTGTTTGCTCTGATCAGAAACAAATCTCTCACTCTTCTGACAAAACACATGAAGTGCTTTCAGCCGGCTCCGGGTGtgaccagacagcatcaggagactCAGAATTGAGGACAATTTTGGAAGAAAATGCTCTCCAAGCTTTGACTGAGGAGTCGGTTTTAAAAAGACCCCGGCTGGTCTACTACGAGGAGGTAGGTGACACTGACCTTatgtcacttaccttcccgaaaAAACTCTGGAAAATCGTTGAGAGCGATCAGTTTGCATCCATCCGGTGGGACGAGGGTGGAAACTGTGTAGTTATAGATGAGGAATCCTTTAAGAAAGAGGTGCTGGAGCGGCGCGGTCCCTCTAGGATTTTTGAAACTGACTGCATGAAAAGTTTCATTCGGCAGCTGAATCTGTATGGTTTTAGCAAAATCCGCCAAGATTTTCAACGATCTGCCTCTCTTTCTGAATTCATTGCTGAAGAAAAAGGAGCAGTTTCAATGACCAag tttcagTTTTACCATAACCTGAATTTCAGAAGAGATTACCCTCACCTGCTGCCCAGAATGAAGCGAAGAGTTGGCATTAAAAGTGCGATTCCTAATCTTAACTGCACAGAAGGGGATTCCAATAGTGACTTCCCTGTCAGTGGGGGGACACCAGGAGGCCCAAGACAACTAATACAGACATTAGCTGTACAGCAGAACAACTTAGTGTCACCTACGAGGGAAAATGAGCAaaaatttgcatttgaaaatAACCTCAGCAATCAACGAGTCACCAATACTGGGAACACAAATGGTCCTAGCAATCCGGCTCCCCCTGCCCTTGCAGTAAGACCAGCCGACCATATAGCTACAGAGCAAAGCACTAAAGTAAACCAAATGACTCAGTTTCATCCGTCACAACATGGCGGCCTGATCCGGGCTGGCAATCATGCTGTGGAGACTAGCAGCACCACTTCAGCTACCTCAGTGTACCATCTCATGCCCCCCATGGCTGCTGGTTTTGGACCTATGATGGGGATGCCAGGTTTCCAAGGCATGTACCCTGACCTTGCTGCAGCGGCCGCCCAAGCACACCTGGCCAGCTTGTTGCCATTTTGCAATCCGTGGTTCTCCATGCCCATGATGGCGGCTGCTTCTGCTATTTCTATGTCATCGGGCTCTTCGGTCCACCATCACCGgcctcctccacatcatcaccaCTGCCCCAACTGCAACTGTCAAGGAGGTAGTGGATCTTCCACAAGAAGTGGTCCCAGAAACAGTGATTATATGACAGGGCCACACAGATAA